Below is a genomic region from Meleagris gallopavo isolate NT-WF06-2002-E0010 breed Aviagen turkey brand Nicholas breeding stock chromosome 5, Turkey_5.1, whole genome shotgun sequence.
AGTCAAgtttggcttcttttttttttttttttaaattttatagcATTCAGGTTCAGATAAATGGATAAGCTGCTAGGAAAAATGATCCTATGTGGttagattattaaaaaatatatatatccaggtCCCCAGGaactgcttttaattatttttagaattccTTGAAGGATGGAGTAGTTAACATTGTTATTTTTTACTCCTTCTAAAAAATTAATAGCCTTTCTGTACAACATGCAGACTACTTTGTTTCAGGAACACAGCAAAATTCCTGCGTTTGTAACGCAGGACAGTAAGTATATATATGCAGATTATATTCCACAAGCTATTCTTCCTCCTTGATTCCTGTGCTTGTTTACTCGTCCCTGAACCTCAGAAGATTCTGAGGCAGCCACAGAGATTTGACTACTGCATCTGAGACTGCATGCTTGGAGGTCTGCAGCATGAAAAGTGATGAAGGTTGCCCTTTGGCCATTTGGAAGATTTTTTGGACACTGTAGACCCAGCCATTGAAGTAGTGCTGGTGAGCAAGATAGGAAAGAGATCTATAAAATACCTGCTAGTGAGATGTTAGGTTTTATTCCTACGTATTACAAGTTTGTAACTTGGTAGCATTTtcagtaatatattttaattattgaaacacaaatatttattgaaGCTAAATTGCATGGCCTATGCAAAGCAGGATGACTGAAGCTTGAAATTGTGTGGATGCTCCTCAGCAGTGAAGGTGAGACTTAAAAAACCTTCACCGTTACAACTTCCAGCCAGATGTTTCAGCCTTTTTAATAACTTTAATCAAAAtatgtgaaaacagaagttcAGTTTCAGTCttgaaaaaatcaaatttgAAATTTTTATCCAACACTTAAAGGTAGATATTAATTATgccaaaagaaaattaaaataaagccGGTTTGAGAAGACAATGAGATAAAAGCATTCCTCAAAAACTTCTAAGATGtaaaaaggaacattttcatTGAAGTCAGGTACTCAGGCCATTAACCAAATTTTCAGGCATGGCCACCTAAAAGTGGTAAAATGAGTACGTACGCTCTAATCTATTTCAGTATGCCTCACTCaacttctgtatttccttcctTAAATCCTAACAGGATTTAATATCCTGGTTGCAGTAAGACAGAAAATGTCCTAGAAACTTTGAAGATGTGTCTTGTGCTCCACGGAGGATGCAGTGGGAAATAACAGACATTGAGTGTACACGataaagaaatgggaaaaaaaaaaaaatcaagatgatGACGAGCAGATGTGTTATTACTGCttgttgatttaaaaaaaaaaatgttaaccGCAATTTATTCTTTTACCCTTATCCTCTCTTCCCAGCTTGATTTTTAGAATTTGCTGTCTTCACATTAAACAAGCTATTAACAATTTACAGTTTCTGACTTTAATTTAATCTACTTCCCTAACTCTGCCTCTGCAAATAACCAGTTCATTTATGGACAGACTCAGTTAAGATCTTCTAAGAatactgaaaatacagattttgctTCAGAAAGCCAACATTACAGAGATCGggagaaagcaaaattattttaccTGCTCTCAGTGTTGATGATTAGCCAAAGACAACTTTTCCAGCCTTCTGGAATTTGCCTTAGatgtttttccttccaggaatttcattttcaaatcaaGAATGTTGCTcaaatctgatatttttttaCATCATTGGAATGGAAAATTCTAATGCAGGGACATAACTCAATTTGCTTGAGATCAGCTGAAATATTCTGCTCTTGCAACTGTTACAACCTCTatgaattattattaaataGTTGTGGAAGAATACTGAGGTAAAGcctttccaaaataatttatttaaacacattcacttgtatattttcttccttactgCTTCCCTCTGTTACACCACAGTCAACTCTGAAGTCATATATCTTATTAGATTTGTCCTTGTGCTCTTGCTTAATACAATCAACAGTAGCTGCCTGAGTGACTGCATATTTTCTGTACTGTGAGTTTCATTGTCTCAGCATACTAGTTACCAGTATGCTAGTTGGAATTTGGGATACTGGCATTAATAAAAGGACTctttcacagaattatagaatcactgaggttggaaaagaccactaagttCATGTAGTCCAAacattcacctaccaccaatatcgTTCATAAATCCATGTATTTCTTGTggtgagggacccaaaactgaatgcactACTTGAGGTGCAGGTGAGTAtagggggatgatcacctccctggtcctgctggtcCTGCTtgctacactatttctgatacatgttaggatgccattggccttcttggcctatctggacacactgctggtcatgttcagctgagtgtcacacagatcatagaattatagagtccatagagttggaagggacctttaaaggtcatctagtccaaatcccaACACCAGTAGTGTAGTCAACCAGCAACAGTAGTGTAAGggaagcagaattttaaaagatttctgaGTGCAAAATCACTGTAACcataaaaaggaggggaattCCAGAGTGTCACCTTCCAAAGTGCTGCTGTTGTTAAGTGACCATCCAGTCAaaattcttttaatatatgATGGAAAGCACTGCATGATTTGACCCAATTTACTAaaatttttactgaaatattttatttagaagCCACATTTACCAATCAGAGAGGCACTTTAGGCAGAGTCCTAGAGTAAGGTGAATGTATAGGCACATATTAATACAATATTCTCACCTCAGGAGATCCCCAGCGTatcaggagctgcagctgactGTGGCTGCACGCCCTCAACTCGGCTTCCTATCATAGCTAGTGTCAGAAAAGCCTATTCAACAATCATATTTGTgatcaaaacaaaactaaatataATGTATTGATTCTTGTGGGAGGTGCAAATAGTCTCTGATGACAGAAAGGGAGTGAGAACCATTATTATTCTGTGCAATCCCACGCATCCCAGAGGAGGCTCTTCTGCACattctttcttattttggaAAGACAATGTCAGGACAGATCAGAGCAGTATGAGCAAATGGGAGACAGGACATATTAGAGACAGATAAACTGTCACACCTAGGATCACATTAGGATGTAATCCTGCTTCAGAATCACAAGTTCTTAtgtgattaaaaagaaaacactcttcactaaaaaaaaaaagaaaacactcttcagtagggtacctgctttggcagggggcttggacttgatctctggaggtcccttccaacccctacaattctgtgattctgtgattcaccaAAATATGCCTATGAGAGATAAATCTTTGAATAGTGGTGTAGATAATCTTACCATTTCAAGAAAAGGACAGCATGCATTATGGTACATTTACTAGACATAGACATAATGGTGAAGTAGAGGACTTTTCAGCGCCTCAGTTTTTATCTCCATCTGTACCAGACATAAAGCTGATATCTAATGATATTCCAAATAAGTACAGTAATCTACCAATGCAAGATTGCAGGGCTATAAGATTTTGACTCCTAAAGAGATTTTCTGCACTTACAGTCTCATGTAGTATTTGAGATATGTTATAAACTGTACAGCTGTAACAGAAACAAAGCTTTCGTGTATTCCTAAATTACATTTCTTGCACTACTGAAAAAACAATAGATGATGCTTAGTCtgtttaaataaaggaaaaataaattttaaagattatttctgTTCAACTTAAATCACAGTGAATGAACTTTGAGTTTGATCAAAAAATCTGGGAAATTATTTTGTTCAGGTAATTGCAATAGAAGACACTGAGATCTACAACGCTTATTTATATCCTCTATTTTGggttataaaataaatttcttatatttcataattttatacatagttatatatatttatatatatagtaaGACAAGGAATGTTTTACTATAGCACGTAATGCAGTATCTTCCTTTTCATGCTTTAAAGTGTTGAAATTTTTAGTAAGAGATATGAATGACAAATAATATCTGCGAAGATCTACAGTATAAGTATtcttaaaagctgaaaatataAACATCTACACGAGAactaacactttttttttaatttattaagcCATTCACCAACTACTATGTAGTAGAATTAAAGGAAGTATCTAACTTTTATGGTTTCAAAAAAGGTGTTCTTTAGGAAAACTGTTGTTTTCTGAGCTGATATCCTAAAACAATAACTGAGCAGATGTGAGCCAGTTTCATTTAGTGGAATGCTAATTCTGAAGTCTGTTGACAGCGCATTTTACATAGGTACAATATCAAGATGATAGCTTTAACAAATATATGCCTTACAGCAGAGTATCTTCTACTTGTAGATTACCATATTTTTCAGAAGACTCCCCTCATACATAGCTAATTAACTGTCGTGAGGTGCAATAATCTGGCAGTGTACATTAAAGCTGAATGAGAAAATACGTAAGGGCATTATGGAAATGGAAGCAGAACGTTTCAGATTCTgataggaaatgaaaaaatgcagagtGTGTTTAAGTAGTATGGTCTAGAGTCTAGTCTGTCAAATATCAATGAATAGGGCTCATTGGagttctgtaaaataaaaaaagagttaagacaaaaaaagaaaaatctatacattttagcattttaaattCTGTGAGAAGACAAAGACTGGAGATACACTATGCAAGCAGAAGTGATAGTTCTAACCTtcactgaagtcactgaaaGTCTTTCAATCATTGCAGTGACTTTGCATCAAACTATTTCAAGACCATTTAATAGTAATAGTAAGCTAATGTTTAATAttagacctttttttttttttttttaacagaaggcTGTAAAGAGCACAGCCTTAGAATAGTCTTTCAAAGTGCTTGATCTTCCCTATTAAACATTTCAtggtattcattttttttcttcttttatttaacaGGCAGGCCAGATCCAGCTGATAGCTGTTATGAGGACTTTGCTGACTTCAGAAAGCTGAGCATAATATCAACAGACTTcaatgaaaggaaataatatCACTCCAAGCAACTTGTACACAGACAGCTTTCGGTAGCTTTAAATTAACTGGTTGCTCAACTGCAAGGACacagctattttttctttcgGCACACATGGAGGAAAGCAACAAAATTTGTAACCCTGGCTAATAGGACTGTGGCTTTCTTATCAAAAGTAGGAGGTGCGCCAACtgtaaaatgattattttataCTTAGCCTGAAGGACTTTATCTCTGCTTGAACACTGGACATAAACTGAAGCCAGTTTTAATGATCTGAGATTTTGCTACTTGTcctttattattgttattagcTCTTTAACACTTTgatactttatttctttaaattggAAATGGGTTCCTGGACTAGAATGTGGCCCTCAGACTGGGCTGTTCTCATGAAATCATGGCTTATCTTTTCCCTGGGGCTCTACATGCAGGTCTCCAAAACTTTGGCCTGTCCAAAAGTGTGCCGCTGTGACCGAAATTTTGTCTACTGTAATGAGCGAAGCTTGACCTCAGTGCCTCTTGGGATACCAGAGGGTGTAACCGTCCTCTACCTCCATAATAACCAAATAAATAATGCTGGATTTCCTGCAGAATTGCACAATGTCCAGTCTGTGCACACAGTCTATCTTTATGGCAACCAATTGGATGAATTCCCAATGAACCTGCCCAAAAATGTCAGGGTTCTCCACTTGCAGGAAAACAACATTCAGACAATTTCTCGGGCTGCTCTTGCTCAGCTCTTGAAGCTGGAAGAACTGCACCTCGATGACAACTCCATCTCCACTGTTGGAGTTGAAGATGGGGCGTTCCGGGAAGCCATCAGCCTCAAGCTTCTGTTCTTGTCCAAGAATCACTTAAGCAGTGTACCAGTAGGCCTTCCAGTGGACTTACAAGAACTTCGAGTAGATGAAAACCGAATTGCTGTCATTTCAGACTTGGCCTTCCAGAATCTTACAAGTTTGGAACGTCTGATTCTGGATGGCAATCTGCTTACTAATAAAGGCATAGCTGAAGGCACCTTTGGTCACCTCTCTAAACTCAAGGAATTCTCTATAGTGCGTAATTCACTGACCCATCCTCCTTCTGATCTTCCAGGTACACATCTGCTAAGGCTCTACTTGCAAGACAACCAGATAACTCATATACCACTTACAGCCTTCTCAAATCTTCACAAACTGGAACGTCTTGATATTTCCAACAATCAGCTTCGTATGTTGGTAAAGGGTGTATTTGATGATCTCCACAACCTGAGGCAACTCACTGTAAGGAATAATCCCTGGTTGTGTGACTGCAGTATAAAGTGGGTCACTGAATGGCTCAAGTTTATTCCCTCTTCCATCAATGTACGGGGTTTTATGTGCCAGGGACCAGAGCAGGTCCGAGGTATGGCAGTCAGAGAGCTTAATATGAATATGCTGTCATGCCCCACCACTACCCCGGGTATGTCATTTATCATCACCCCAGTCCCAGCTACAGCCAAGCCGACTACATTAGTTCCCTTTTCATCAGTTCCTCCCCCAAGTACTAAGTACAGTCCTCTGACTCCTATCATAGTCACACTCCCTACTGTGCCTGACAGGGAAGACAGAGAAAGGGTAACACCTCCTATATCTGAGCGAATTCAACTCTCTATCCATTTTGTGAATGATACTTGCATCCAGGTTAACTGGATATCTCTTTTTACTGTGATGGCATATAAACTCACATGGGTTAAAATGGGCCATAGTCTGGTAGGAGGAATTGTTCAGGAACAAATAGTTAGTGGTGAGAAACAACACTTAAGCTTGATAAATCTGGAGCCCAAATCCACCTATCGGATTTGCTTGGTTCCTCTGGATGCTTATAATAATTACCGAACTGGAGAAGACACTGTCTGTTCAGAAGCCACAACAAAGGCTTCCTTTTTGAACAGTGGCGGCAACATTCCCTCCAGCCATGAGCAGACAACTTCTCAGAACCTGGGCTCCCCATTTCTGCTTGCAGGTTTAATTGGGGGTGCAGTGATATTTGTGCTCGTGGTCCTGCTCAGCATTTTTTGCTGGCACATGCACAAAAAGGGGCGTTACACCTCCCAGAAGTGGAAATACAATCGAGGCCGTCGGAAAGATGACTACTGTGAGGCAGGAACCAAGAAGGACAACTCCATCCTGGAAATGACGGAAACCAGCTTCCAGATTGTGTCCTTAAATAATGATCAGCTCCTTAAAGGAGATTTCAGACTGCAGCCCATTTATACCCCAAATGGGGGCATTAACTACACAGACTGCCACATCCCCAACAACATACGATACTGCAATAGCAATGTCTCAGACCTGGAGCACTGTCATACGTGATAGTGAGGGGAGATGGGGGTGTCAAGGATAAAGAGAAAAACTCTGGAGAAAGTAACCCtcacaacaatgaaaaaattacatttgatAAATGTTACACAGATGCATTTATGCATTTGAATACTCTGTAATTTATACGGTGTACTATATAATGGGATTTAAAAAGTGctatcttttctatttcaagtCAATTGCAAATGGTTTTGTaactctttgctttttaaatcttaaaaaaatattgctaagTACTGTACAGGGTTGTACAATAAGAACCCAGTGTCATGGCAAAGGAAATATTGATTCATTCTTCAAACATTAACCACTTTGCTGTCGAAGCTGTCTGAGGGATGTAAGTTCCTAGGTGTCCTGTAATACAGGAAAATAAGTGCATATTAAAGCAGGGTTACTAGGAACAGCCAAAAGCAATTCAGATAAAATGGGTAAAACCCATTTGGCTCAAATCCAGCagttgctgttgcttttcaaacaatttgaaatatttctgttcccTTTGTCAGTTATGTATTTCCTACCTCCAATTCAAAGCTGGAGTTCTGACTGCTACCAAAAAGGCTACTTTTTATTTGATTAGGTTTCCCCAATATACTTGGAAAGGTAGACAGAACTCAGTGTCAAACTTGAAGTGACCTTGATTTCTATTTGCAAAAGCTATTCTGAAAATGTCCTCCAATGCCATGCATTTTTATGTTAGAAATGGTTCCTGCCTTTCATGAATTCTTTAACCTTTCTCAGTGCAAGATGAGGGTTATCAGTATGTAAGAGATAGTTGTCATTAGATTACACCTCTTGTTAATAGAGCAGTATTTGTTGACACAGCATGTTCAGGTAAAATCTGAACAAGGCAAATTCTAAGAGCTCCCAACTCTGTGATATTCATGTAGAATTTACAGTCTAAAAGTGGAAATTGCTGAAAACATGTTGCAAAACATAATGTCAATGGAAAAGTTGCCACTGACTTTTATGGTTCAAGCTCTCTGTGATTTAGCAGTTTGAGTTACAGTCAGTAActcaaagtaagaaaaagataaaaacaatcaacaaaagaaaaataattgcgaaagatctttttaatttttaaaaaatttattacTGAAGATCTCTGGGCCTATTGTGAACTGAAATATGTACAGCAGGGAAAATCATGAATAAattcagggttgttttttttccattcagctGAACAGAAATTGATATTAATTGAGAAATTTTGAGAGCACAAGTACACTGTTTCTCCAAATTATCCTTCTTTTAtcttaagcttttaaaaattttccaCAATGATCTGAATTTGAAAATCAGCAGGTGGGCTTGGAATTTGTTCCTTAGTTCCCTCAAATTCTTTGCCTGGAGTCACTTCTGAGTGATGCCTTATGTGAAGCATCAAGCTTGTATGAAAATGATGCCGCTCTCAAAATTAGACTATGTTTCAACAGCTCCAACTGACTCCACTGACTCTATGACTTCCAAGAACTCTGGATTTTTTGCCAACCCAGTGGTAGAATTTaattcttcccttcccttcccttcccttcccttcccttccNNNNNNNNNNNNNNNNNNNNNNNNNNNNNNNNNNNNNNNNNNNNNNNNNNNNNNNNNNNNNNNNNNNNNNNNNNNNNNNNNNNNNNNNNNNNNNNNNNNNctctctctctctctctctctctctctctctctctctctctctctctctctctctctctctctctctctctctctctctctctctctctctctctctctctctctctctctctctctctctctctctctctctctctctctctctctctctctctctctctctctctctctctctctctctctctctctctctctctctctctctctctctctctctctctctctctctctctctctctctctctctctctctctctctctctctctctctctctctctctctctctctctctctctctctctctctctctctctctctctctctctctcttcttcttcttcttctttcttttctttcttctcttttcttttctttttttaatgtaacttaCTTTCCCCTGAGCTTGGGGACAAGCAAAAATTCACAGCAAGGacaagaaagaatttttttttctttgatggagTAGGgagcaaaagagaaattttttttgCCATATGATTGCCATATGATTTCAAATGGTGTAATTCTAGATAGAAATGTCTATGCAAAGTTTTTTCTCTATGACCTATTTGCTCAAGATAATGATGAGAAGGTTGATACATTTGGATTGTTTAATATGTTTTAGCTGCTAAAACCCAAAAGACAAGCAGCAAATAGTTGTACTTCTGCACGCTTCCATTGCATGATGGACACGTAAGAGTTTCAGAGTAAGTAGACTGGGATTCCTATTGGGTGTGGGTTTAGCAtataatttcactgaaataacaagctgtaaattttatttcaaaaggcATCTTTTGAATGTATGCACATGCTAGCCTTTCATACTTTGATGACTGATGCTAGAGGAATctttatcctcctttttctgTTGTAGGCCTCAGGATACCATAGTTTTAGGGTGAGCTAGGCACCTTACTTGTAGCAAATTTCTTATTCAGGGAATTCAGCTTTCCTCTAAGTGAAAGATCACAAGCCCAAAATGAAGACAACAAATGTGGTTACTGTTCTAATAAGATAGAAATGGAAGACAATCATAAAATGTGTGGTTTGATCCCAGATGAtgaaatgtatatatatgcgTGCAGAGTATA
It encodes:
- the FLRT2 gene encoding leucine-rich repeat transmembrane protein FLRT2 encodes the protein MGSWTRMWPSDWAVLMKSWLIFSLGLYMQVSKTLACPKVCRCDRNFVYCNERSLTSVPLGIPEGVTVLYLHNNQINNAGFPAELHNVQSVHTVYLYGNQLDEFPMNLPKNVRVLHLQENNIQTISRAALAQLLKLEELHLDDNSISTVGVEDGAFREAISLKLLFLSKNHLSSVPVGLPVDLQELRVDENRIAVISDLAFQNLTSLERLILDGNLLTNKGIAEGTFGHLSKLKEFSIVRNSLTHPPSDLPGTHLLRLYLQDNQITHIPLTAFSNLHKLERLDISNNQLRMLVKGVFDDLHNLRQLTVRNNPWLCDCSIKWVTEWLKFIPSSINVRGFMCQGPEQVRGMAVRELNMNMLSCPTTTPGMSFIITPVPATAKPTTLVPFSSVPPPSTKYSPLTPIIVTLPTVPDREDRERVTPPISERIQLSIHFVNDTCIQVNWISLFTVMAYKLTWVKMGHSLVGGIVQEQIVSGEKQHLSLINLEPKSTYRICLVPLDAYNNYRTGEDTVCSEATTKASFLNSGGNIPSSHEQTTSQNLGSPFLLAGLIGGAVIFVLVVLLSIFCWHMHKKGRYTSQKWKYNRGRRKDDYCEAGTKKDNSILEMTETSFQIVSLNNDQLLKGDFRLQPIYTPNGGINYTDCHIPNNIRYCNSNVSDLEHCHT